A region from the Chromatiales bacterium 21-64-14 genome encodes:
- a CDS encoding acetoin utilization protein AcuC produces MTPAAMDPGAPPAAAPTRRAVFIGARRYRGASYGDHHPLAIPRVSLTLDLIRSYDALRAAEYLESRCATEAELLGFHTPDYIAAMRRCEALGKVPNAYRQRHNIGNYENPYFPGFFHTPATAAGGSVQGAEQLIAGRIAFNPAGGMHHARADQARGFCFFNDPVLAIQRLRREGMRVLYVDIDAHHGDGVEAAFHGDAGVATLSLHMDTAYAYPFTGGGIRDWGGGRAVNLPLPRSTNDSEYRRAFETLWRAALESFRPDAVTLQAGTDILFPDPLGKFRISTALFLELVETLVLDAPAHPDGTPRLLALGGGGYHPLALARCWTGVWAVLSGRRLPEALPAAGAALLREVDWDLDEDAEYYDTLFTHRVDAPRNGPVRREVVAALDTLLAEHPLFHDRRRR; encoded by the coding sequence ATGACACCCGCCGCCATGGATCCCGGCGCCCCGCCGGCCGCGGCGCCCACCCGGCGCGCGGTATTCATCGGCGCGCGGCGTTACCGCGGCGCCAGCTACGGGGATCACCACCCGCTCGCGATCCCGCGCGTGTCCCTCACCCTGGACCTGATTCGCAGCTATGATGCCCTGCGCGCGGCGGAATATCTGGAATCGCGCTGCGCCACCGAGGCCGAACTGCTGGGGTTCCATACCCCGGACTACATCGCTGCCATGCGGCGTTGCGAGGCACTCGGCAAGGTCCCGAACGCCTATCGCCAGCGGCACAACATCGGCAACTACGAGAATCCCTATTTTCCGGGCTTTTTCCACACCCCCGCCACTGCTGCCGGCGGTAGCGTCCAGGGTGCCGAGCAGCTCATCGCCGGGCGTATCGCGTTCAATCCCGCCGGCGGCATGCACCACGCACGCGCCGATCAGGCACGCGGCTTCTGTTTCTTCAACGACCCGGTGCTGGCGATCCAGCGGCTGCGCCGCGAAGGGATGCGAGTGTTGTACGTGGATATCGACGCGCATCACGGCGATGGCGTGGAGGCCGCCTTCCACGGGGATGCGGGGGTGGCCACCCTGTCCCTGCACATGGATACCGCCTACGCCTATCCGTTCACCGGCGGCGGGATCCGGGACTGGGGCGGTGGCCGCGCGGTCAACCTGCCGTTGCCGCGGTCGACCAACGACAGCGAGTACCGGCGCGCCTTCGAGACCCTGTGGAGGGCGGCGCTCGAATCGTTCCGGCCCGACGCCGTGACGCTGCAGGCGGGTACCGATATCCTGTTCCCGGACCCGTTGGGAAAATTCCGGATTTCCACCGCGCTGTTTCTGGAGCTGGTGGAAACCCTGGTGCTGGATGCCCCCGCCCATCCGGACGGCACGCCGCGACTGCTGGCACTGGGCGGGGGCGGTTACCATCCGCTGGCGCTGGCGCGCTGCTGGACCGGGGTATGGGCGGTGCTGTCCGGGCGCCGGCTGCCCGAGGCCTTGCCCGCCGCCGGTGCCGCGCTGTTGCGTGAGGTGGACTGGGACCTGGACGAGGATGCGGAATATTACGACACGCTGTTCACCCACCGGGTGGATGCCCCGCGCAACGGACCGGTGCGCCGCGAGGTGGTTGCGGCTCTGGACACGCTGCTGGCCGAACATCCCCTGTTCCATGACCGCCGGCGTCGCTGA
- a CDS encoding AAA family ATPase, giving the protein MKRLLDRIRGVEQDAVRAPQAGDAPFYLPQANEVALFSAAYAQRLPVMLKGPTGCGKTRFLEHMAHRLGRPLVTVACHEDLTSSDLVGRFLLEGDATVWQDGPLTRAVKEGAICYLDEVVEARTDTTVVIHPLTDHRRQLPLEKKSQMIEAHADFMLVISYNPGYQTVLKDLKPSTKQRFVGIRFDYPAEELEREIVAREVGDLDPGLVQSLVAAGRSARRLKDHGLEEATSTRSLVYAAQLIQAGLPPLDACRAAMVHPLTDDPELAAALEEIFAAQFPADRADGSTAPSA; this is encoded by the coding sequence GTGAAACGATTGCTGGACCGGATCCGGGGTGTGGAACAGGACGCGGTGCGCGCGCCGCAGGCCGGAGACGCCCCGTTCTATCTGCCCCAGGCGAACGAGGTGGCCTTGTTCTCTGCCGCCTACGCGCAGCGCCTTCCCGTCATGCTCAAGGGCCCCACTGGGTGTGGCAAGACCCGTTTCCTGGAACACATGGCCCATCGCCTGGGACGGCCGCTGGTCACCGTCGCCTGCCACGAGGATCTGACCAGTTCGGACCTGGTGGGGCGCTTTCTGTTGGAAGGAGATGCCACGGTCTGGCAGGACGGCCCCCTGACCCGCGCGGTGAAGGAAGGCGCCATCTGCTACCTGGATGAGGTGGTGGAAGCGCGCACCGACACCACCGTGGTCATTCACCCGCTCACGGATCATCGGCGCCAGTTGCCCCTCGAGAAGAAGAGCCAGATGATCGAAGCGCATGCGGACTTCATGCTGGTGATTTCCTACAACCCCGGTTATCAGACCGTGCTCAAAGACCTCAAGCCCTCGACCAAACAGCGTTTCGTGGGCATCCGGTTCGACTATCCCGCGGAGGAACTGGAGCGTGAGATCGTGGCGCGGGAGGTCGGCGATCTGGACCCGGGCCTGGTCCAGTCCCTGGTGGCGGCCGGGCGCAGCGCCCGGCGGCTCAAGGATCACGGCCTGGAGGAGGCCACTTCCACGCGCTCCCTGGTGTACGCGGCGCAACTCATCCAGGCCGGCCTGCCGCCCTTGGATGCATGCCGCGCCGCCATGGTCCACCCCTTGACCGATGACCCGGAACTGGCGGCGGCACTGGAGGAGATCTTCGCCGCCCAGTTCCCTGCGGACCGGGCCGATGGGTCTACCGCGCCTTCCGCATAG